The Labrus mixtus chromosome 16, fLabMix1.1, whole genome shotgun sequence genome window below encodes:
- the LOC132990641 gene encoding uncharacterized protein LOC132990641: MGSSMGCVRPPQEGQIGGAPPLSPKKRLRFRRKHKGKKSKKEELGREDFEQQRTPEPDDRDEEDIEDDEKASGIEAVDSDLSHMARTLKTVPDTQFTHSKANLHSNTLSPGSASTNVGSLLGNRLLEVSPKPSPAWRGVFCLPGEEDTVSAIIDVSSIPSQTTTTTPVNTASSLGSTTPGGGRVCRVREKVQGVLEKPWILRQKKERKEKGRLEREEKETAGIKGGPEGTVEVIRTPSGRERKGVVHIREVDGKLCVVRTVYPSDFGSPVWRGESDSGVDVRKEPLALSPVTGNILKVQLSEEDRCVAKLFDGDLPMPSNQMRFQETLSVKGFNLSTPARAQDQLSLLESGYASDLPLTSPETAGTTPSQTDWGGLTSSSSERLDSMIDSPLSMQHQGTAKHLPQVCIYSPAPFPILPIGFSIFTFLLAGML; this comes from the coding sequence ATGGGGAGCTCTATGGGTTGTGTCAGACCTCCACAGGAGGGGCAAATCGGTGGCGCCCCCCCACTTTCACCAAAGAAGCGTCTACGTTTCAGACGTAAGCATAAGGgcaaaaaaagcaagaaagaaGAGTTAGGACGAGAGGACTTTGAACAACAAAGAACTCCTGAGCCAGATGACAGAGACGAGGAGGATATAGAAGATGATGAAAAGGCTTCAGGAATTGAAGCGGTCGATTCAGACCTGAGCCACATGGCTAGGACTCTTAAAACAGTGCCTGATACCCAGTTCACTCATTCCAAAGCGAATCTGCACAGCAATACTCTTTCCCCTGGTTCTGCTAGTACCAATGTAGGCAGCCTTTTGGGCAACAGACTACTTGAAGTGTCCCCAAAGCCAAGCCCAGCCTGGAGAGGAGTTTTCTGCCTACCAGGGGAGGAAGACACCGTTAGCGCAATCATAGATGTATCCAGCATCCCGAGccaaaccaccaccaccaccccggTCAACACAGCCTCGTCACTGGGAAGTACCACTCCAGGTGGAGGGAGGGTGTGTCGCGTTCGGGAGAAAGTCCAAGGGGTCCTGGAGAAACCTTGGATACTCCGacaaaagaaggagaggaaagaaaagggtcggttagagagagaggaaaaggaaactGCAGGGATTAAAGGAGGACCAGAAGGGACAGTAGAGGTGATCCGGACGCCTTCGGGGAGAGAGCGCAAAGGGGTGGTCCATATCCGTGAGGTGGATGGTAAACTGTGCGTAGTGAGGACGGTGTACCCCAGTGATTTTGGCTCTCCAGTGTGGAGGGGCGAAAGTGACAGCGGGGTAGATGTGCGTAAAGAGCCACTTGCTTTGTCTCCAGTCACAGGAAATATCCTCAAAGTCCAACTCTCAGAGGAGGACCGATGTGTTGCCAAACTGTTTGACGGGGATCTCCCGATGCCCTCAAACCAAATGAGGTTTCAGGAGACTTTGAGTGTCAAAGGATTTAACTTGAGCACTCCAGCTCGTGCACAGGATCAGTTGTCTCTGTTGGAGTCGGGCTACGCCAGCGACCTGCCGCTGACATCCCCCGAAACAGCTGGCACCACTCCCAGCCAGACGGACTGGGGAGGGCTGACCAGTAGTTCATCAGAGAGACTGGACTCCATGATAGACAGTCCTCTGTCAATGCAGCATCAGGGGACTGCGAAACACCTGCCACAGGTTTGCATCTATTCACCCGCTCCTTTCCCCATACTGCCAATTGGTTtttcaatatttacatttctccTAGCTGGAATGCTTTGA